Genomic DNA from Lactuca sativa cultivar Salinas chromosome 8, Lsat_Salinas_v11, whole genome shotgun sequence:
GATGAACTATATGTATGAACATGTATTAAGCGAGAAAGAAAAAATATGAAGTTTTCAATATGTAGCATCTTCTATTATTTAAACTTTTCCTATAAATGTGATTAAAgaacaaataaataatattaaaattagtgtaactagtttttgacaaactataatttaatagtataatttagggttactcttgatttcttaattgattttttaagagaaatcacataaataatccaaacctatttttataattagatatttcatatacaaaaaagattttatatagcaaaaataagatttttatgtgaaaatatgtttttttttttttttttttgtataaatatgagttttaaagaaaaaatatattagaacaaacttttgagaaaaaaagttgtaaagaaaactaaagttaggatgaattcataataaaattctaaaatttgggcaaaaagggtaaattttggaccaaatttgtaaaaaatttaaaatctgggctaaaagtgtaaattttggaccaaatttgtaataaattttgaaatctgagccgaaaatgtaatttttgaaagtttgaTGACCTGTTGACCGAGTCAAAgagttaaattgaatacgattaccggtatttggaacttaattgaataaaaaaaatatataagggcTAAATTGATTATGAGGTCAATATATAGAGACTTTATTGTAGTTTTCTCGCATAAATATATTATCTTAATACATAAACATTTGGGTTAACACATAATTATGATATAAAAGCaacaaataaagaataaataaataaacaaataattacATAAAAAAGCAGGACAAaagtataaaaaatgaaaaatgactaacaattacctaaaaaaatattttattttataaaagttaaatATACGATTATGGAAGAGGTAAGACAAGGCTAAAAATGTTAGAATGCAAGACATAGGTACATATCTACGTCTAGAAGATGACGCGTATATCTTTTTATATACGTGGTCTTCTAAAAACAAACAATTTGCGAGACCAAATGGTAACGACTTGGCTACACGGCGCAAGAGGTCaagaagattttttttttttttttggtaaaaaaagAACTTAcagaaaaaagaaaacaaaacaaaataaagtgAATTAGACTTTGGATGTAACAACTTCCATCGTTGCCCCCCACTCACACCGTCGTCTCCACCTCCCTCTTCCACCGTCGTCGTCCCTCCCTTCTCCACCGTCGTCGCCGGATCCCTTCGCATTTGAACGGTATGTTGACTGCTTCTGTTTCTATATTTTTCTGTTGTAATCGAGTATACTAAAATCAAAATTATATGGTGTTGTTTATGTGAAGTGCTTCTGAGATTCGAACATATGGTTGCGGCATTGCTCGTTTACCCGCTACTAAATATTTCTTGATTAATATTAAGTCATTGAGTTGTGTATCCATGTTGAAATCGATTTCATCcatcttaaatcatttttctagtTTTGTTTATGGTGAAAATTGAAGCTTTTTTGTTTAATGTTAGGTATGTGATGTGTTTCAAATACCTTCTTCATGTTTATGGTTTGGATTCCCATCATGATCCTCATTCCTTTATCCCGAATCACTATGATTTTGTTGTATAGTCGTTAAATACTTATGTCCTTCCATTTGATTTGAGATTTGGATCAAATTATGTGCTACTTTCTCTTTTCGTTTGCCTTCTTCaccttttttttaatcttttccaTTTTCTAATGTTATTGTTGAAATGATGCTGATTTTCTAGCGTTCTTGCTGAAATGTTGTTGATTTTCTGGTGTTCTTGTTGAAATTCCGTTGATTGATTGTCTCAAAATGTTTTATCTTTTACTAGCACATGAATTATTTGAGGAAATGCTTGAATGAAAAGCCTGGTGATCATTTTCTTTGATGCTTGTAGTAGCGGTGTTTTCAATATCACTTGTGAACCTGTTGCTAGTTACAGTGATGTACTAAAATATATCTTTTGCATTATCACTTGTACAGATGAATATTTAAAGACCAAAAGGGCTATGGATGTTATTGGAATCAGTCATGAATAGCATATTTTTTGCATTAATAGAAGCCTATATATTCATTGTTGTATACTTGTTCTGCTTTTAGATGTTTTTAGTAACATAATTATAgatgttttctttatatataaTAGTTTCTTATATTCTTTAAGAAGCTATATTTTGTCTACATATTGAATAGATTATAAAGATTATATTTTCATTATAAACtatgtttttaattaaaacaaatataTAGTGTAATAGAGTTTGGTTGGTAGTGTAATGGGTGTGTAATGACATATTGATCCCAAGAAATGACTATGCTATTTTGCTGATTTTATGATGATTTGGTATGCTTGAATTTATCCTGAAAAATAGTTTagaagggtaaatggtcatttgtATGGTgtgtatattttttataattatttaagaaGTTTGTCCGGTTATTTTATAAAACCAAAATATTAAATTCAACCAAAAGTAATacttaagggtaaaatagtcatttttataTTCAACATAATAATTCAGAGGTTCTAACCAAACAACATGTTAAAAATTCAGGcactcttaaaaattcagacctcttaaaaattcagatcttaataGTTCAGATCCTACCAAACAACCCCTAAGTATATTGCTATTATAGGTAAAAGTTAAAGTAGAATGTAAATATTAGTAAAATGagtaaagtatgttgttatttcttgtGATTTTTATCTTTTTggtaattgattttttttttttgagtttccATAAGAAGAAAAAGAGTAAACACGGGCTTTTTTTACTAGTTTATATAAAGAGAAAAATATTGCCAAAAGTTACATATGGATCAAGTCTAAAACTTTCTTCCTTGGGTGTTGCCACGGACCCGAAAGGAGGGGACTCAATTCTTGATCGGTTCaggaattattattatttttaattgtttatgCTTAGTATATTTTTCATATTTCATTTGTAATCatatatttaaacaaaaaatattactaGTCAACATACTTGTATTTTTATATGTGTACATATTAAAGAAATTTTACAACTTGAAATGAACCAAAGAGGCTATTTTTGGGGTCATAATCTCCAATAGCCTCTCTGGTTGATCCTTGTAAATCCAATGTCCAGAATCGGAAACAACATAAACCAAGACTTTGCCTCTTGATTCATCACTTTCTCGGCTAGCAAGACTCTCGAGCCTCTCTACCACATCCTGAGTCCACGAGAGTTGGCTTTCAGTACGCACTATAGCTATCTCCATTCCCTTTGGAGTTTCCTCAAGCAATGACCAATAATCACTTTCTCTACAACATACAACCACCCAATCAAATTGTTACGCAAGTCAAAATGTTATATAATTCTACGAAAATTAAGACTTTTTTTTGTAGGCCGCGTATATGGAAAGGACAAGAATGCCCTCATCATCTTTATCAAGGAAGACAGACAATCTCAAAATTTATAGGTTTGGTCCATCATTTCATGATCTAGTCGTTGAGTGCATATTACAATTTACAAGGGTGAggtgaaaaattagggtttacacggcGGATTCGAACAGCTGTATAGCACCAtcaatattgaatgaaaatgtcaTGTATTCTCCTGATTTCTTGAGGCTGTTGCTTATCCACTCTGATAAGAACTTTGGAAACCCAAGATCAATCATCTGATTCAACAAccacctgaaaaaaaaaaaaaaaaaaaaaaaacgtaattAAAATGTGAATCTTTAAAGATAAAAAGGCGAAATGATGTCTCTACTCTTGTGATGGGAAAAGCGACGGAAGTGTATGCAACTTTTGCAACGCATCCACCAGTTCTTGATATTGACTTTTATCTTCGGCTTTTCCAGGCCCAACATCTATTACCCATACCTGTTTGAAATCCGATTTCGGGTCAAAACAATCACATTGGTTTAGACCCAATATGAAAAGTAAAAACACACAACCAAATATCCAATAACTTGAttttaaaatgtgatttttatacCTGTTTAGGCAATTGTGCTGAATCACCATAATCACCATTAGCACAACTTAAAGCATATTGCAAGGCCACCTTACCACCTAAAGAATGGCCGATAACAACATCTGGCCAATCCCAATCAAGAGATTTCACGAGGTTTGCCAAATCTCTAGCAGCATTTGCAGTGTCATTAGGTGGGGCTAAACCTTCTCGATCAGTTGAGTTCCCATGACACCTCAAATCCACAAGAACCATCCTCCAATCTGCTTACAAATTCAATACGTCACCAAAGAATCTTAATAGACcataaaaatagaaataacaaTCTTTTCACTATGTTTTGGGAACCGATCGTTCCATTGAGTTACAGATGAACTATTTAGTAGTACAACTAAACTCCCAATTCTAAAGTGGTCCATAAAATAAAACCTAGAAATCAAAGTCCATATCCTAATCACAAGTGAAGCAATAAAAAGCATGATGATGGCAGTTAGGAACCGGGTCGGGAACTCACTTACAACTCACATGTGTAAGACATCCGATCCGTATCCTCTCTCAGTTGGATGTTGTGTTGCATTATGTACATGCATAGTGTTTTAGGTATTATGTGTGTGCGTGATATGCATTGGATTTAGAGAGAAGAAATTGGAATTAACCAGTAGAGAGAGAAGTAACGAGGGAGTTGGCGAAATCTGCAAAGTCATCTCCGCAACCCAATAAGCCGTGAATTAGAAAGGCCGTGAAACTGTAGGTTTTTTCACTTCCACCGGATGATGAATTGAAGATCTCTTTGAATGCGATAACCGACATTTTAATTGAACCAACAATTTGGGGGAGGAGAACGTTAATATTTTATCTTTGTGCCATGCTTGTTTTCCTTATCATCCATTTTGTGTGATGAGACACACATGTACATGTGGGTCACCAAAAATCTATCCAATCCCTAACTTAAGAAATATCCCagttattaaatattttttcttttaccGAAATGATGAAATAATGTAATATTTTGTCTAAATATAATCCCTTCCTTAGACATCTCATAGATGTtactttaattttaaattaaagaaAACGAATATTATTAGTATTCTATAAATTTGATCACGTATATTATAGGAAACGTTATGAATTATATCATATTATTATAACCAGTtataaccaatatatatatatatatatatatatatatatatatatatatatatatatatatatatatatattttgaatcGCAGGTTCATGGTTATATGTTAAAATTCATCAAGTTAGTCAATTCGTTTATACCGATGTTTGAACCGGAGGCCTTCTTTCTAAAAGGCTTCCTCTTCTACCAAATGGGCTAGTCCCATATTGGCATACTATTAAGGCAACCATTTTAAAGAAGTTTGAAagattaaaattaataataattatatattttataaataagtaaaaCAAATTTGAGATAAATATAAtatacataataaattaatagcaatttagttcaatatAATATCACAAGCAAGTAAGTAACAATTATAACATGTAAAATATTATTATACAAATTCAAACTAAAAGTATATACATTCATAGTTGAAAAACCAATTTGTACAAATGAACTTTAACATCAAATCTGATGTTAATACAAAATATTCAGGTCGGACTAGCTAAAAAGTCTAGTCTAGCTGGTAACTTACAAGTAGAACCAGAGCGGCGATTTTTGGGGTCATAACCTCCAAGAGCCTCTTTGGTTCATCCTTGTAAATCCAGTGTCCGGAACGAGGAACAACATGAACCGAGACTTTGCCTCTTGATTCATCACTTTCCCGGCTAGCAAGACTCTCAAGCCTCTTGACCACATCCGGGTCCCACGTGACTCGGCTTTCACTACGCACTACACATATCTCTATTCCCTTTGGAGGCTCCTCTAGCAACGACCAATAATCACTATTCCTACAAAATACAACCACCATCAAAAATCAAAACTATCACCAAAACACATCTAAAACCAGGACAAGACAAAACAAAATATACTGTGTTTGGCATGCATTAGCTTTTTGTCCCACACAAAAAGGGTTGAACAAATTGGGGCAGGGGCTTAGTCGTATGTTCAAAAgaaaagacgtgaatgcccttCTCGTCTTATAAGGGTAGAATTAGGTTATTGAAAAGTATAAGATTTACCTGGTGGATTCAAACATCTGTATAACACCATCAATATCGaaagaaaatgtcatgtgttctCCAAATTTCTTGAGACTGCTACTTATCCACTCTGATAAGAACTTTGAGAATCCAAGATTCATCAAATGATCTACCAGCCACCTGAAATGTAATCTTTAACTTTAAgaagatgaaaaaaaaaagacaattttTCAGTTTATGATCAAATAAGGGAAATTAGGTCTCCACTCTTGTGACTGGATGGGAGTCGGAAGTGTCTGTAGTGTATGGAAAGCTTTCTCCATTTCTTCATAATGACTTTTATTCTTGACTTTTCCAGGTACAGAATCCAATGCCCACACCTAATTCAAATCAGCTCAAGGGTTAAAATAACCAGATTCATAAAAGATTGCTGTAAAAAACTGGTTATTGAGATAAATATACAGTTACATAACAAATCTTTAACTTCGAGAACCTGATTGACTAATTATCTTATTCATAATTATGATTATTCAAGTCTCATTAGACATTCATTTGTTGATTTTAAATTGTGATGAAATCGTATTTCATATAATTGACTAATAGTCAAACAGTTCTAATCATACGGTCATACCTGTTTAGGCAGCTGAGCTGAATCACCATAATCACCATTAGCACAACTTGAAGCAAATTGCAAGGCAATTTTGCCGCCAACAGAATGCCCAATGACAACATCTGGCCAAGCCCAATCAAGAGACTTAATGAGATTTGCTAAATCTCTAGCAGCATTTGGTGTGTCGTGAGGTGGGGATAAACCTTCTCGATCAACCGACCTTCCATGGTTCCTCAAATCCACAACAACCATCCTCCAATCTGCTTATAAATTAGATATGTTACCAAGTAATCCTTAAAGAGTAACTATGATTTATTGCTTTACATATGTGATTGATTAGTTGCAGGTGAACTATTCAGCAATATAACAAAATTCCCAATTCTGATTCCGTCCATAAGACATGGAAATCATAATCGCAAAGCAACAGAAAGTAGAAAGTGGAGATCACGATTATGCCTGTTTCTCACATCAGAAAACGAATAGCAAACCGAGTATCGTCAATCCTAGTCGATTCCAGATACTTATCCAGCTAGGTGTAATGTGTGTGTACAAAATGCATtaaatttagagagaagagagtaGAACCAGTAGAGAGAGACGAAACGAGGGATTTAGCAAAATCTACAAAGTCGTCTCGACAACCCAGTAAGCCATGAATTAGCAAGGCAGTGAAAGTGTAGGGTTTTTCAATTTTATTGGATGATGATGAGGAATTGAAGATCTCTTCGAATGCAATAACCGACATTTTGAAGGATAAATTTTGGTTCTGGAGAACGTTAATCTCTGTGTGTTGCTAGTCATGCCTGTTTTCATAATCATCCCCACCACCGACCGTCCACGAGAGAACAACATGTACATTTTAGTCTTATATTTTTGGAGGTCCTTCGTTCGTAATTTGCTGAAACTAACGATTAAAATTAGGTCTATCAAAATAAACCTAAGCCCGTTCTACCCGATCGATTATTTTCGAATTCGGGTAGAACGGAtaacgggtatgaacattcgggtaataagttaacccgataataatataAGTCGGTTTTTAGgtaataatatttatttttgggtatacccgaattcgtttttttaaataatatcgaATATACAATGCATTCGCGTACGCAcgcttcaaataaaacaaaaccttttgtttccttcttatgaacgacGGCTCGACAGTCGTCGCAAACTTGCAAAGAGAATACGACGTTGAAGCTGAAGTCCTgaaccgtcatcacaattctCAGTTTCTCACTATCGCACGACATGACAATTCTCAGTTTCTCAGTTTACCCTTAACCCTCATCGACTCCTCCATTTGTATAGGATTGGGAGAAGTTGGTATGTCTAATTAGAGCTCAGATTGAATATGGAAATGAATATGGCAACATGAAGATGCAAAactttttttgttatgtttagacTTTTATGTTTTGAGCTGGGTTATGGCTTATGaattttacttttttttgttatgtttagacTTTTATGTTTGGAGTTAGGATACCACTTATGAATTTTACTCTTTTGTTATGTTTAGacttttttttg
This window encodes:
- the LOC128125827 gene encoding uncharacterized protein LOC128125827, coding for MSVIAFKEIFNSSSGGSEKTYSFTAFLIHGLLGCGDDFADFANSLVTSLSTDWRMVLVDLRCHGNSTDREGLAPPNDTANAARDLANLVKSLDWDWPDVVIGHSLGGKVALQYALSCANGDYGDSAQLPKQVWVIDVGPGKAEDKSQYQELVDALQKLHTLPSLFPSQEWLLNQMIDLGFPKFLSEWISNSLKKSGEYMTFSFNIDGAIQLFESAVESDYWSLLEETPKGMEIAIVRTESQLSWTQDVVERLESLASRESDESRGKVLVYVVSDSGHWIYKDQPERLLEIMTPKIASLVHFKL
- the LOC111902007 gene encoding uncharacterized protein LOC111902007; the encoded protein is MSVIAFEEIFNSSSSSNKIEKPYTFTALLIHGLLGCRDDFVDFAKSLVSSLSTDWRMVVVDLRNHGRSVDREGLSPPHDTPNAARDLANLIKSLDWAWPDVVIGHSVGGKIALQFASSCANGDYGDSAQLPKQVWALDSVPGKVKNKSHYEEMEKAFHTLQTLPTPIQSQEWLVDHLMNLGFSKFLSEWISSSLKKFGEHMTFSFDIDGVIQMFESTRNSDYWSLLEEPPKGIEICVVRSESRVTWDPDVVKRLESLASRESDESRGKVSVHVVPRSGHWIYKDEPKRLLEVMTPKIAALVLLVSYQLD